From the genome of Biomphalaria glabrata chromosome 1, xgBioGlab47.1, whole genome shotgun sequence, one region includes:
- the LOC106075207 gene encoding RING finger protein nhl-1-like, giving the protein MTTSSGMSLSSEHVQRLLQCAVCLERFKQPKILPCQHTFCLTPCLEGLVDRRTRSIRCPECRADHFVPRNGPASFPNNLTVIGFLELAGPAGEAVENMSRNQVVETLHQSSRVSELRRPQRVSSPQQNVQESAAADGSGCAVCRGEGRVSRCCHCDQLVCEECRHFHMQQVKADVTRMISQVRRGLPHISEQIIAVGRKSSQLQSNCEHVKSDISEALDKHIRELKARERTLREDVDNFLAGELRNLRAYQENAEVEIASLSSFCDSVESVLSMSRPIPDGDLVEMRGQCQEHLESVQCYEDGTIRPPNVKMIQASLESPFLSSTISNYGDLIITSRAAPLRQTPDDDPYGRTPLPYLPAINYNEGSSGFSVGLQTESRLAASPAMSPGTSRRLLLRASDTSGFDDGYQSETRAISPFLAAPRTQASSPNRASQVRFEEESRMGDSGWANQGSQTHRRSRYDRRSDTRLASLASVRGPASSQQAIDRTRHLSLVTLPVTSEFDSEPEDSETAVGRLIVTPNRQEGRDDHVGGLPHAASFPGARSFNFLPPVLRISAAVREDDESPREPTPEFNSNSPSLYVSTPRNKYNQKGTALVRFGQRGSDIAQFTWPRGVSVSPMDDSIYVADSSNHRVQVFDSTGKFLKTFGQHGQGEGDFDCLAGVAINGLGQVIIADRYNHRIQIFDRCGRFQNAFGSEGSGEGQLNYPWGLACDNMGFIYVCNKENHRVQVFQSNGTYVRMFGRLGTRPGEFENPHYIAVSPDNKVYVSDSSNHRVQVFSMYGDFLFTFGTCGALRGQMKFPRGIAVDNQGFVVVADSGNNRVQIFRADGRFYSMFGGWGNENGQFKGLEGLAILTNGNIVVSDRENHRIQIF; this is encoded by the exons ATGACTACGTCTTCGGGCATGTCGCTTTCTTCCGAACACGTCCAGAGACTCTTGCAGTGTGCAGTGTGTCTGGAAAGATTCAAACAGCCAAAAATTTTACCTTGCCAGCACACATTTTGTCTCACCCCATGCCTGGAAGGGCTAGTGGACCGCAGAACTCGATCTATTCGTTGTCCGGAGTGCAGAGCTGACCACTTCGTCCCCAGGAATGGCCCTGCTAGTTTTCCCAACAATCTTACAGTGATTGGTTTTTTAGAACTCGCTGGCCCAGCTGGCGAGGCCGTGGAGAACATGTCGAGAAATCAGGTGGTAGAGACGCTTCATCAAAGTTCCAGAGTCTCGGAGCTCCGACGACCCCAGAGAGTCTCCAGCCCCCAACAGAACGTGCAGGAGTCTGCCGCAGCAGACGGCAGTGGGTGCGCTGTGTGTCGTGGCGAAGGCAGAGTCTCGCGCTGCTGTCACTGTGATCAACTGGTCTGTGAGGAGTGTCGTCACTTTCACATGCAGCAA GTCAAGGCCGATGTTACGAGAATGATAAGTCAAGTGAGACGTGGATTGCCGCATATATCGGAACAAATTATTGCCGTGGGAAGAAAAAGCTCACAGCTACAATCTAACTGCGAACACGTGAAATCTGACATCTCGGAAGCCCTTGATAAGCACATCAGAGAACTAAAGGCACGGGAGAGAACTCTCAGGGAAGACGTGGACAACTTTTTAGCTGGAGAGTTGCGCAACCTGCGAGCGTATCAAGAAAACGCCGAAGTGGAGATAGCCAGTCTATCAAGTTTTTGTGACTCTGTCGAGTCCGTCCTCAGCATGAGCCGGCCTATCCCAGATGGCGACTTGGTTGAAATGAGAGGTCAGTGCCAGGAACACTTAGAGAGTGTGCAATGCTACGAGGACGGCACTATACGACCGCCGAACGTTAAGATGATTCAAGCTTCTCTGGAAAGTCCTTTTCTGTCATCGACCATCAGCAATTACGGCGATCTCATCATAACATCACGGGCTGCCCCTTTGCGACAAACCCCAGATGACGACCCCTATGGAAGAACACCTTTGCCGTATCTTCCGGCTATTAACTACAACGAAGGCAGCAGCGGTTTCTCTGTGGGGCTGCAAACCGAAAGCAGGCTGGCAGCATCTCCTGCAATGTCGCCAGGGACTTCTAGACGGTTGTTGCTCCGCGCATCCGACACGTCGGGATTTGATGATGGTTATCAAAGTGAAACCAGGGCGATATCACCATTTCTGGCAGCACCAAGAACACAAGCTTCATCTCCGAATAGAGCATCGCAA gTTCGTTTCGAAGAGGAGTCGCGCATGGGTGATTCAGGATGGGCCAATCAAGGTTCACAAACTCACAGAAGAAGTCGATATGATCGTCGATCGGATACTCGGCTTGCTTCGCTTGCTTCCGTTCGAGGTCCAGCCTCCTCTCAGCAGGCCATAGACCGCACACGTCACCTGAGCCTCGTGACCCTGCCGGTGACAAGCGAATTTGACTCGGAGCCAGAAGACAGCGAGACCGCGGTCGGGCGGCTCATCGTCACTCCCAACAGACAAGAAGGAAGAGACGACCACGTCGGAGGTTTACCACACGCGGCATCGTTTCCAGGAGCGCGTTCTTTTAACTTTCTCCCTCCTGTGCTAAGAATTTCCGCTGCAGTGCGGGAAGATGACGAGTCCCCCCGTGAACCGACCCCGGAGTTCAACAGCAACAGCCCAAGTCTCTACGTCAGCACCCCTAGAAACAAATACAACCAAAAGGGCACCGCGCTGGTGCGTTTCGGGCAGCGGGGAAGTGACATAGCACAATTTACCTGGCCCAGGGGCGTGTCCGTCTCCCCGATGGACGACAGCATCTACGTAGCCGACAGCAGCAACCACAGGGTCCAGGTGTTCGACAGCACCGGGAAATTTCTGAAGACCTTTGGTCAGCATGGGCAAGGTGAGGGTGACTTTGATTGTCTGGCGGGCGTGGCTATCAACGGTTTAGGCCAAGTTATCATCGCGGATAGATACAATCACAGAATTCAAATATTTGATCGTTGCGGACGCTTCCAGAATGCTTTTGGTAGCGAAGGGTCAGGAGAAGGGCAGCTGAACTACCCCTGGGGCTTAGCCTGTGACAATATGGGCTTTATCTACGTCTGCAATAAAGAAAATCACCGCGTACAGGTCTTCCAGTCCAACGGAACGTACGTTCGCATGTTCGGACGTTTAGGCACCAGGCCTGGAGAGTTTGAGAACCCTCACTACATAGCTGTAAGTCCGGACAATAAGGTCTATGTTAGCGACAGCAGCAACCACAGGGTACAAGTGTTTAGCATGTACGGAGACTTCCTGTTTACGTTTGGTACTTGCGGGGCCCTGCGTGGACAGATGAAGTTTCCCAGAGGCATAGCAGTGGACAATCAGGGCTTTGTCGTTGTGGCAGACAGCGGAAACAACCGTGTGCAAATCTTCCGAGCCGACGGACGATTCTACTCTATGTTTGGGGGCTGGGGAAATGAAAACGGACAATTCAAAGGCTTAGAAGGTTTGGCTATTCTGACAAACGGCAATATAGTGGTCAGTGATAGAGAAAATCATCGCATACAGATCTTTTAA